From one Orcinus orca chromosome 10, mOrcOrc1.1, whole genome shotgun sequence genomic stretch:
- the TEX264 gene encoding testis-expressed protein 264 isoform X1, giving the protein MSDLLLLGLIGGLTLLLLLTLLAFAGYSGLLAGVAVSAGSPPVRNVTMAYKFHVGPYGETGRLFTESCSVSPKLRSIAVYYDNPRMVPSEKCRCAVGSILSEGEESPSRELIRLYQKFGFKVFSFPAPSHVVMATFPYTTPLSIWLATRRVHPALDAYIKERKLCAHPRLEIYQQDQIYFMCPLARQGDFYVPEVKETERKFRGPAEANDAQVDGTGTDTMSDTSSVSLEVGPGSRETSAATLSPGVSSRGWDDGDTRSEHSYSESGASGSSFEELDLEGEGPLGEARVGPEAEPLGVAKWPREPSTPEKGEE; this is encoded by the exons ATGTCGGACCTGCTACTCCTGGGCCTGATTGGGGGCCtcactctgctgctgctgctgacgcTGCTGGCCTTTGCTGGGTACTCAGGGCTGCTGGCCGGGGTGGCAGTGAGTGCTGGCTCACCCCCCGTCCGCAACGTCACCATGGCCTACAAGTTCCACGTGGGGCCCTATGGTGAGACTGGGCGGCTTTTCACAGAGAGCTGCAGTGTCTCCCCCAAGCTCCGCTCCATTGCCGTCTACTATGACAACCCCCGCATG GTGCCCTCTGAGAAGTGCCGCTGTGCGGTGGGCAGCATTCTGAGTGAAGGTGAGGAGTCACCCTCCCGTGAGCTCATCCGACTCTATCAGAAATTTGGCTTCAAGGTGTTCTCTTTCCCGGCACCTAGCCATGTGGTGATGGCCACCTTCCCCTACACCACACCCCTGTCCATCTGGCTGGCTACCCGCCGTGTCCATCCTGCCCTGGACGCCTACATCAAG GAGCGGAAGTTGTGTGCCCACCCACGGCTGGAGATCTACCAGCAAGACCAGATCTATTTCATGTGCCCACTGGCACGGCAGGGAGACTTCTATGTGCCTGAGGTGAAGGAGACAGAGCGGAAATTCCGGGGCCCTGCAGAGGCCAATGATGCCCAGGTGGATGGCACAG gaaCTGACACGATGAGTGACACAAGTTCTGTAAGCCTGGAGGTGGGTCCTGGCAGCCGGGAGACTTCAGCTGCCACACTGTCCCCTGGGGTGAGCAGCCGTGGCTGGGATGATGGTGACACCCGCAGTGAGCACAGCTACAGCGAGTCGGGTGCCAGCGGCTCCTCCTTTGAGGAGCTGGACCTGGAGGGCGAGGGACCCCTTGGGGAGGCAAGGGTCGGCCCTGAGGCTGAACCCCTTGGGGTTGCCAAGTGGCCCCGGGAGCCCAGTACCCCTGAGAAGGGCGAGGAGTAA
- the TEX264 gene encoding testis-expressed protein 264 isoform X2: MSDLLLLGLIGGLTLLLLLTLLAFAGYSGLLAGVAVSAGSPPVRNVTMAYKFHVGPYGETGRLFTESCSVSPKLRSIAVYYDNPRMERKLCAHPRLEIYQQDQIYFMCPLARQGDFYVPEVKETERKFRGPAEANDAQVDGTGTDTMSDTSSVSLEVGPGSRETSAATLSPGVSSRGWDDGDTRSEHSYSESGASGSSFEELDLEGEGPLGEARVGPEAEPLGVAKWPREPSTPEKGEE, encoded by the exons ATGTCGGACCTGCTACTCCTGGGCCTGATTGGGGGCCtcactctgctgctgctgctgacgcTGCTGGCCTTTGCTGGGTACTCAGGGCTGCTGGCCGGGGTGGCAGTGAGTGCTGGCTCACCCCCCGTCCGCAACGTCACCATGGCCTACAAGTTCCACGTGGGGCCCTATGGTGAGACTGGGCGGCTTTTCACAGAGAGCTGCAGTGTCTCCCCCAAGCTCCGCTCCATTGCCGTCTACTATGACAACCCCCGCATG GAGCGGAAGTTGTGTGCCCACCCACGGCTGGAGATCTACCAGCAAGACCAGATCTATTTCATGTGCCCACTGGCACGGCAGGGAGACTTCTATGTGCCTGAGGTGAAGGAGACAGAGCGGAAATTCCGGGGCCCTGCAGAGGCCAATGATGCCCAGGTGGATGGCACAG gaaCTGACACGATGAGTGACACAAGTTCTGTAAGCCTGGAGGTGGGTCCTGGCAGCCGGGAGACTTCAGCTGCCACACTGTCCCCTGGGGTGAGCAGCCGTGGCTGGGATGATGGTGACACCCGCAGTGAGCACAGCTACAGCGAGTCGGGTGCCAGCGGCTCCTCCTTTGAGGAGCTGGACCTGGAGGGCGAGGGACCCCTTGGGGAGGCAAGGGTCGGCCCTGAGGCTGAACCCCTTGGGGTTGCCAAGTGGCCCCGGGAGCCCAGTACCCCTGAGAAGGGCGAGGAGTAA